From the Oceanobacillus kimchii X50 genome, the window ATGAAAAAATGGACGCTATTGATAATATTAAGTTTAACCATGTTCCTTGTAGCATGTAGTGATGATGAAGCAGAAAGTGATGAACAAGCTAATCAAGCTGAAAATCAAGAGGATCAAGCGCAACAACAAGAGCCCTTAGAAATCTCAGATGAAGAAGTTGTTAATGAGGGTGAATCTGTTGTAGTCGTAAATGGTTCAGAAGTTAATGGAACTACGTACAACGCTGCATATTCTCTTGTGAAATCAATGATGCATCAGTCTGGACAAGATACAAGTGATTTAGATGCATTAAAGGATCAAACAGTAGATTTTCTTGTTGAACAAGAATTAATGCTTCAAGAAGCGAATAATGTAGGAATTGAAGTAACAGATGAAGAATTAGAAGAAGAATTGAAAGCATATAAAGAGAGTGCAGATGAAGGACAATTCAATACGATGCTAGAGCAATTAAACATGACGGAAGAAAACTTTAAGAATCAACTAAGATATGATTTGACAACGATGGAATATGTAGAACAAGAATTTGAAGTAGAAGTGACAGACAAAGAAGTAGAAGAACTCTACAATCAAATGACAGAACAAAGTGAAGGAGAAGCTCAAGAACTTTCTGAAGTAGAAGATCAACTAAGAGCTTCTATAGAACAACAAAAACAACAGCAACAATATGCTCAAAAGGTAGAAGAACTTAAAGAATCTGCGGAGATTGATAAAAAGATTTAAGAATAAAGACAGAAGCACCCATCTAACACTTTTTTACTAATAAAACCATCGCTAACATTACGGCGATGGTTTTATTATGTGGTCAATTTTCTTTAGAAGCTTATCTATTTGTTCAGGTGTACCAATTGAAATACGCAAGAAATTTTCCAGACCGGGTTTTTGAAAATACCGTACAAGGATCCCTTGTTTCTTTAATTTTTGATATAATATTTCAGCGTTTACCTCTTTATGAGATACAAGCAAGAAATTAGCTTGTGACGGGAGAATGTCGAAATGTCTTGCTTCTAATTGCTTTTTTAAATAAGATCTAGATTCAATAATCTTACTAGTAGTTTGCTGAAAATACTTATTATCTTTTATTGCTTCGATGGCACCTGCAATAGCTAATCGATCAACAGTATAGGAATTAAATGAATTTTTTATTCTTTCTAATCCATTTATTAGTTCAGGATTACCGATGGCAAATCCAATACGCAATCCTGCAAGTGAACGAGACTTTGACATGGTTTGGATAACAAGTAAATTCGGAAAGGTATCAATTAATGATACTGCACTCTCCTTTGCAAAATCGATATATGCTTCATCAATAATCACCACATGGTTAGGGTTATTTTCAATTATTCGCTTAATTTCTTCTAATTCTAAGTAAATTCCAGTTGGAGCATTAGGGTTAGGAAATATCAACCCACCGTCGGAATCATAAAAATGCTCCACAGGTATCGTATAGTCGTCATTTAACTGGATTTGCTCAAAAGATATATTAAATAACTTTGCATAGACTGGATAGAAACTATAAGTGATTTCTGGATATTTGATCCTTTTTCCTGGCTCAAAGAATGCCATGAAACTAAAAGCAAGTACCTCATCAGATCCATTTCCAATAAATATATGATCTTGACTTAGCCCATACATATTTCCAATTTCGCTTCTTAATTCATCAATTGTTGGGGAGGGGTACAACCTCAAGTTTTTAGACTCTTTATCTATAGCTTGGATTACTTGGTTAGACGGTGGGTATGGATTTTCATTTGTATTTAATTTGATAATCGTCTCATCATTTAACTGTTCTCCGGGAATGTATGGATTCACTTGTCTAGCTAAAGAGCTCCAAAATTTACTCACGTTGTTGGCCTTCTTTCTCGACATGACGTTTATATAGCTCTTTTTTAATATCTTCTAAAGTGACTCCTTGTTGTTCCATAAGTACTAGTGAGTGATATAAAAGATCTGACAACTCGCTTGTTAATTCTTGCTTATCCTCGTTTTTAGCAGCTATAACAACTTCCGCAGCTTCCTCCCCAATTTTTTTTAAGATTTTATCTACCCCTTTTTCAAATAGATAAGAGGTGTATGCACCTTCTACCGGATGTTCATGCCGTTCCTTAATTTTAGAGGTCACTTGAGGGATAATTTGAAACAACGCAACATTATTTATATACAAATCTTCATAAAAACAGCTTTCTTCGCCTGTGTGACATGCTGGACCTTGTGCTTCTACAAGTACAAGAAGTGCATCTGCGTCACAATCAGAGTAAATTTGTTTTACTGTTTGTTTATTTCCTGAGGTAGCCCCTTTATTCCAAAGCTCTTGTCTTTTTCTAGAATAAAACCACGTTTCGTTTGTTTCGATTGTTTTGGTGATAGAATCGCTATTCATATAAGCTAAAGTTAATACCTGTCCAGATCGATATTCTTGGACAATTGCGGGTATTAATCCATTCTCGTCAAATTGTAATTTCTCGATGGAGATCGTTTTGGTCATTTCGTATTCCTCCTTACTGGAATTTCCTGTTCATTTAAATATGTTTTCAGTG encodes:
- a CDS encoding SurA N-terminal domain-containing protein, with the protein product MKKWTLLIILSLTMFLVACSDDEAESDEQANQAENQEDQAQQQEPLEISDEEVVNEGESVVVVNGSEVNGTTYNAAYSLVKSMMHQSGQDTSDLDALKDQTVDFLVEQELMLQEANNVGIEVTDEELEEELKAYKESADEGQFNTMLEQLNMTEENFKNQLRYDLTTMEYVEQEFEVEVTDKEVEELYNQMTEQSEGEAQELSEVEDQLRASIEQQKQQQQYAQKVEELKESAEIDKKI
- the hisIE gene encoding bifunctional phosphoribosyl-AMP cyclohydrolase/phosphoribosyl-ATP diphosphatase HisIE — encoded protein: MTKTISIEKLQFDENGLIPAIVQEYRSGQVLTLAYMNSDSITKTIETNETWFYSRKRQELWNKGATSGNKQTVKQIYSDCDADALLVLVEAQGPACHTGEESCFYEDLYINNVALFQIIPQVTSKIKERHEHPVEGAYTSYLFEKGVDKILKKIGEEAAEVVIAAKNEDKQELTSELSDLLYHSLVLMEQQGVTLEDIKKELYKRHVEKEGQQRE
- the hisC gene encoding histidinol-phosphate transaminase encodes the protein MSKFWSSLARQVNPYIPGEQLNDETIIKLNTNENPYPPSNQVIQAIDKESKNLRLYPSPTIDELRSEIGNMYGLSQDHIFIGNGSDEVLAFSFMAFFEPGKRIKYPEITYSFYPVYAKLFNISFEQIQLNDDYTIPVEHFYDSDGGLIFPNPNAPTGIYLELEEIKRIIENNPNHVVIIDEAYIDFAKESAVSLIDTFPNLLVIQTMSKSRSLAGLRIGFAIGNPELINGLERIKNSFNSYTVDRLAIAGAIEAIKDNKYFQQTTSKIIESRSYLKKQLEARHFDILPSQANFLLVSHKEVNAEILYQKLKKQGILVRYFQKPGLENFLRISIGTPEQIDKLLKKIDHIIKPSP